AAATTTATTAATGTATGTTCTTTAAGGTCTTTAACTATCTTTAGCATTTTGATTTCTTCTTCAAGGTTTAATCCGTATCCAGATTTAACTTCAACTGTTGTTGTTCCCCAATCTGCAATTGAAGTAAGGTGTTTTTTAGTTTCATTAAGAAGTTCTTCGTATGTTGCTTTCCTTGTCCACCGCACAGTAGAGATTATCCCAGTATTTTCCTCTTTCATAATTTTACTTTCAGGTAAACCTTGGTGTCTTAGTAAAAATTCTTTTTCTCTTGTTCCTGCAAATACAAGATGGGTGTGAGGGTCAACAAAACCTGGCAAGACTGCTTTTTTTGAGGCATCAATTTGGTATGTATTTTTACCTATTTTTACACTGCTTGTTACTTCGTCGGATTTACCTACGTTAACAATAAGTCCATTTTTTATTGCAACAGCTCCATCTTCAATAATACCTAGTTTTTTTTCATTGTCTTTTGTGCCAGTTGTGTAACCGTCAACTAAAGTTAGGAGTTCCTTAATGTTGTAAATTAGCAGATCTACACTTTGACTTGCGTCCAAATTTCACCTCCATTATTCGAATATTTTTGTTTCTAAAACGTTATTTTCGTCAAGTTTTGGAAATCTTAAGTAGAATGAAAGACTTTCAAGAACGGCACGTATTGGCATAAGCCCTATAAGTTCACTTTCTACAACAGACACTCCATAACGCTCTGCTTCCATTTTTACAATTTCAAACACCCTGTAAAGAGGCGCTTTTTTGTAGTTGAGTATATTCATAGAGACTTGAGCCATTTCTTTTTCTTCTATAAACATCCCTTTTGCCTGTATAAACCTTAATCCGCCAGAACTTTCTCTTATAGACTTTGCAATTTTCTCTGCAATGCTTACATCTTTTGTTCCAAGATAGATATTGTAGGCAATGAGAAATTCTCTTGCACCTACGGCAACTACTCCTGCAGTAGGATGCACTTCGTTTGGCCCAAAATCTGGTATCCAATTTGGGTCTTTTATTTTTTCAAAAAAACCTTCAAATTCTCCTTTTCTAATATTTGGAAGGTTTTTTCTTTCCTCTTTTGTTGCTGATTCTGCGTAAAGATAAACAGGAATTTTAAGCTCCTCGCCTATTTTTTTACCAACTATTTTGCTAATTTCAATACACTCTTCCATTGATGTATTCTTTATAGGAATAAACGGAATGACATCCACTGCACCCATTCTCGGATGCGTTCCTTTATGATACCTTAAGTCAATTAGTCTAACTGCACTTTCTGCAACTGCAAAAGCACCGCCTATTATACTTTCTTTATTACCTACGAATGTTATGACACTTCTATTGTGATCAGGGTCCATTGATACATCGAGGATTTTTACGTTTGTTTTTTTGAGGCTCTCTATTACTTGATCGATAACTTCTCTGTTTTTTCCTTCGCTTATATTTGGGACACACTCAATAATTTTTTCCATAATTCACCTCTATCTATATTGTATCTATCTTGAGTTATTAGTCAATGAAATTAAAGAATTTTAAAAAGTGATACATTGCTTAGAAATTAGATTTTATGAGGTTTTTGCAATTTAAGCAATAATGCGTATAATATACAAGGAGGTTTTAATAAGTTGGCAAAAAGTTTAATCGAAGAAGAAGTTGAAAAGATCCTCAAAAAGAAAAAACTTAAATATGACAAAATTTCAGAAGGCGGTTTTATCCAATATTCTGTTTTCGATGTAGGCGAAGAGTTTAAGATCGTTGTTGTTAACGATTTTGTCTCTTTGAAACTCTCACTTCTTACGGAAGAAGATGTCAAAACTATGAATAATTTGTTGTATAGACTTGGTTGGACTTACAAAGATTTAACTTACTACAAAAAGAAAGTTGATAAACTCATGCTCTTTACGATTGATATCTTTCCTTTTTCTTACGATAGTTTTAGAAGCACAATTGAGGATATCCATTCACATTTTTACTACAATGTGAAGAAACCTTATAAAACTAAACAAAAAACTCCAAAAGATAATAAAGACCCCACTCCAAAAGATAATAAAGACCCCACTCCAAAAGAGTTCTTTCTTAATGAGTATAAAAGTTTTAAACTCATTGATGATTCTGAAAAGGTTAATGCCCTTGAACTTTTATTGCAGGTAAAGGAAAAATATTTTAGAAATTTTAGGACGCTTAAGTCGATTAAGGGCAAATTAATGACTTTGAAGGAAGAGGTATTTAAAGATTCATCTGAGGTTGACCTTGAAGAATTTATCTTGCTTGATTTCGCTGCTCTTTTAAGAGTTATTGAGCTTAACCTTTTAGAGTTAAGTTTAAAAGATTTTTTTGACAATTTCAAAGGGGAGATTAGAAAATGAAGATTAGTTTTATAGGTACCGGAACTATGGCAGTTGCGATTATTAAATCAATACTGTCTAACTCAATTTTTACTAACGAAAATATTATTGGAAGTTTTCATAGAAAAAAGAGATTAGATGAGATGAGTAGAGATCTTGGCATAAGAACAACACTTTCTAATAAAGAGGCAGTGTCTTTCGGTGATATTATAGTGCTGTCAATAAAACCACAGGTTTTTGAAACAGTTGCTAATGAAATTAAAGACGAAATAAAAGA
This Caldisericaceae bacterium DNA region includes the following protein-coding sequences:
- the ftcD gene encoding glutamate formimidoyltransferase gives rise to the protein MEKIIECVPNISEGKNREVIDQVIESLKKTNVKILDVSMDPDHNRSVITFVGNKESIIGGAFAVAESAVRLIDLRYHKGTHPRMGAVDVIPFIPIKNTSMEECIEISKIVGKKIGEELKIPVYLYAESATKEERKNLPNIRKGEFEGFFEKIKDPNWIPDFGPNEVHPTAGVVAVGAREFLIAYNIYLGTKDVSIAEKIAKSIRESSGGLRFIQAKGMFIEEKEMAQVSMNILNYKKAPLYRVFEIVKMEAERYGVSVVESELIGLMPIRAVLESLSFYLRFPKLDENNVLETKIFE